One genomic segment of Mytilus galloprovincialis chromosome 5, xbMytGall1.hap1.1, whole genome shotgun sequence includes these proteins:
- the LOC143074206 gene encoding sulfotransferase 1C4-like — MATPPVGRYKIGPITEKDTVIEYAITPRNTVKSLQVGDAIQHLAPGSEDSSFLPDIREILPLIQDMPVYDDDVFIIAHAKTGTHWTWEIVNMLMKGSTDYEKMSKARRQLELHYPDEFTDMPRPRVFNSHLLLHHNPKQAIAKKCKVIVVQRNPKDTVVSLFYHMKASGSFDAETTFSEFLSAWLKLGEVGDWKNHFTVAENEEFDRIYNERMKDIKFTYKYTLKTVD, encoded by the exons ATGGCCACTCCACCAGTGGGTCGATATAAAATAG GACCAATAACAGAGAAAGACACAGTGATTGAGTATGCCATAACACCAAGAAATACAGTAAAGTCCCTTCAAGTAGGAGATGCTATTCAACATTTAGCACCAGGATCAGAGGACAGCAGCTTCTTACCTGACATCCGGGAAATACTGCCTCTTATACAGGACATGCCGGTTTATGATGACGATGTATTTATAATTGCACATGCTAAAACAG GAACTCATTGGACATGGGAGATCGTTAACATGCTGATGAAAGGTTCAACAGACTACGAGAAGATGTCAAAAGCTAGAAGACAGCTAGAGCTCCATTACCCTGACGAATTCACAGACATGCCGAGACCTCGTGTCTTCAATTCGCATCTCCTTTTACATCATAATCCTAAGCAAGCTATTGCAAAGAAGTGTAAAGTTATTGTGGTTCAGAGAAATCCAAAAGATACAGTTGTGTCTTTGTTTTACCACATGAAGGCTTCCGGGTCGTTTGATGCTGAAACTACATTTAGTGAATTCCTGTCAGCATGGTTAAAGCTAG GTGAAGTTGGAGACTGGAAGAACCATTTTACTGTTGCTGAAAATGAAGAATTTGACAGAATTTACAACGAAAGAATGAAAGACATTAAGTTCACTTacaaatatacattaaaaacaGTCGATTGA
- the LOC143074203 gene encoding uncharacterized protein LOC143074203 translates to MIIFEEALREYNSGVTLPYWDSRPDYLMDNQEDSILFTEIFLGNPKGVVYTGPFTYWSTPTKPNTLLRRELGIKGSLINPDRLKAVFRKRYHREILRPTAPNSDHANLESHHDRWVGGNTGHMADITLSPMDPIFWLHHCFIDYLWEKFRECQTKLGINSETDYPPTTILEHMPNRRMDNLRPQKTNIQGFSNSFTKQIYRYAPAPTCRNNCGGAFNGFLFCDIRKQACVSRSRYEFIGLRGFKTVHNWYPLKEKGKRVTIPRFFMNLNQLLDQQAISSLIKIGGRPEWVSQIGGGHGDATQIGDGMGALTQREGGYGDASHIGDGMGASTQIEGGYGDALHIGDGMGASTQIEGGYGDASHIGDGMGASVQIGGGHGDASHIEDGMGASTQIEGGYGDASHIGDGIGASVQIGGGHGDASHIGDGMGASTQIEGGYGDASHIGDGMGASTQIEGGYGDASHIGDGMGASTQIEGGYGDASHIGDGMGDATQIGGGHGDASHIGDGMGA, encoded by the exons atgataat ATTCGAGGAGGCTCTTCGGGAATATAATAGCGGAGTGACTCTTCCATACTGGGATTCAAGACCAGATTATTTGATGGACAACCAAGAGGATTCTATcttatttactgaaatatttttgGGGAACCCAAAAGGAGTTGTATATACAGGTCCATTCACATATTGGTCAACTCCAACAAAACCAAATACGTTGTTACGACGTGAACTAGGAATAAAAGGCTCTCTCATTAACCCAGACAGATTGAAAGCAGTGTTTAGAAAAAGATACCACCGGGAAATTCTAAGACCAACAGCTCCAAATAGTGATCATGCCAATCTAGAGTCACACCATGATAGGTGGGTTGGAGGAAATACTGGACATATGGCAGATATAACTTTAAGTCCTATGGACCCAATTTTCTGGCTTCACCACTGCTTCATAGATTACCTATGGGAAAAATTCAGAGAATGCCAAACCAAATTAGGAATTAATTCAGAAACAGACTATCCACCAACTACTATATTAGAGCATATGCCAAATAGACGTATGGATAATTTGAGACctcaaaaaacaaatattcaggGATTTAGTAAttcatttacaaaacaaatttatagATATGCACCTGCCCCGACTTGTCGTAACAACTGCGGAGGAGCATTTAATGGGTTTTTGTTCTGTGATATAAGAAAACAGGCGTGTGTTTCCAGATCTAGGTATGAGTTTATTGGTCTTAGAGGATTTAAAACAGTTCATAATTGGTACCCGTTAAAGGAAAAGGGGAAAAGGGTCACCATTCCAAGATTTTTTATGAATCTTAACCAACTTTTGGACCAGCAAGCAATTTCATCATTGATCAAGATAGGAGGCAGACCAGAGTGGGTATCACAGATAGGAGGCGGACATGGAGATGCAACACAGATAGGAGACGGAATGGGAGCTTTAACACAGAGAGAAGGAGGatatggagatgcatcacatataggagacggaaTGGGAGCTTCAACACAGATAGAAGGAGGATATGGAGATGCATTACATATAGGAGACGGAATGGGAGCTTCAACACAGATAGAAGGAGGatatggagatgcatcacatattGGAGACGGAATGGGAGCTTCAGTACAGATAGGAGGAGGacatggagatgcatcacatatagaAGACGGAATGGGAGCTTCAACACAGATAGAAGGAGGatatggagatgcatcacatataggagacggaaTAGGAGCTTCAGTACAGATAGGAGGAGGacatggagatgcatcacatataggagacggaaTGGGAGCTTCAACACAGATAGAAGGAGGatatggagatgcatcacatataggagacggaaTGGGAGCTTCAACACAGATAGAAGGAGGatatggagatgcatcacatataggagacggaaTGGGAGCTTCAACACAGATAGAAGGAGGatatggagatgcatcacatataggagacggaaTGGGAGATGCAACACAGATAGGAGGAGGACAcggagatgcatcacatataggagacggaaTGGGAGCTTGA
- the LOC143074204 gene encoding uncharacterized protein LOC143074204 has translation MGASTHIEGGYGDASHIGDGMGASTQIEGGYGDASHIGDGMGASTQIGGGHGDASHIGDGMGASTQIEGGYGDASHIGDGIGASTQIEGRHGDASHIGDGIGDASHKGDGIGASTQIEGGYGDASHIGDGMGDATQIGGGHKDATQIGGGQRDATQIGDRHRGASWIGGRHGDVTQIGDGMGASTQIGGGQEWISQIGGGHGDTSQIGGRYSSASWIGGRLGASTQIGGGYADASQIDGSHRRASQIGGGFGAASHIEQALGSLPDISAFGAKENSQLTRTSIAPTITRRFSSRFDNPGTRGRRSVDFSLTDNNVKIGFDINLRLRQEMRKFSSLSSTKYKFDNFAITPILITNKYKRNRNSGQDEIKNKRTFNITFQTDGFSYSGRHLDYISIDERTRSSESIALIAFREVNIW, from the coding sequence aTGGGAGCTTCAACACATATAGAAGGAGGatatggagatgcatcacatataggagacggaaTGGGAGCTTCAACACAGATAGAAGGAGGatatggagatgcatcacatataggagacggaaTGGGAGCTTCAACACAGATAGGAGGAGGacatggagatgcatcacatataggagacggaaTGGGAGCTTCAACACAGATAGAAGGAGGatatggagatgcatcacatataggagacggaaTTGGAGCTTCAACACAGATAGAAGGAAGacatggagatgcatcacatataggagacggaaTTGGAGATGCATCACATAAAGGAGACGGAATTGGAGCTTCAACACAGATAGAAGGAGGatatggagatgcatcacatataggagacggaaTGGGAGATGCAACACAGATAGGAGGAGGACATAAAGATGCAACACAGATAGGAGGAGGACAAAGAGATGCAACACAGATAGGAGATAGACATAGAGGTGCCTCATGGATAGGAGGAAGACATGGAGATGTTACACAGATAGGAGACGGAATGGGAGCTTCAACACAGATAGGAGGCGGACAAGAGTGGATATCACAGATAGGAGGCGGACATGGAGATACATCACAGATAGGAGGGAGGTATAGTAGTGCCTCATGGATAGGAGGCAGATTGGGAGCTTCAACACAGATAGGAGGCGGATATGCAGATGCATCGCAGATAGATGGAAGCCATAGACGTGCCTCACAGATAGGAGGCGGATTTGGAGCTGCATCACATATAGAACAGGCACTGGGATCTTTACCAGACATATCAGCATTTGGAGCTAAAGAGAACAGTCAACTAACTCGAACTTCAATAGCGCCAACAATTACGAGAAGATTTAGTTCGCGCTTCGATAATCCTGGAACAAGGGGTCGCAGATCTGTTGATTTCAGTTTAACAGACAATAATGTCAAAATTGGATTTGATATAAATCTGCGCCTGAGACAAGAGATGAGAAAATTTAGTTCTTTGAGTAGTACTAAATATAAATTCGACAATTTTGCAATCACCCCAATACTAATCACAAACAAATACAAGAGGAATCGAAACTCAGGACAggatgaaattaaaaacaaaagaacttTCAACATTACATTTCAAACTGATGGATTTTCCTATAGTGGTAGACATTTGGACTACATTTCTATAGATGAGCGCACTCGTTCCTCTGAATCTATTGCTCTTATTGCCTTTCGAGAAGTCAATATCTGGTGA